One part of the Lotus japonicus ecotype B-129 chromosome 2, LjGifu_v1.2 genome encodes these proteins:
- the LOC130741005 gene encoding 60S ribosomal protein L37a, protein MTKRTKKAGIVGKYGTRYGASLRKQIKKMEVSQHSKFFCEFCGKYAVKRKAVGIWGCKDCGKVKAGGAYTLNTASAVTVRSTIRRLREQTEG, encoded by the exons ATG ACTAAGAGAACCAAGAAGGCTGGCATTGTTGGAAAATATG GTACCCGATATGGTGCTAGTCTGCGGAAGCAGATTAAGAAGATGGAAGTTAGTCAGCATAGCAAGTTTTTCTGTGAGTTTTGTGGAAAG TATGCTGTGAAGAGGAAAGCTGTGGGAATATGGGGGTGCAAGGATTGTGGGAAAGTGAAAGCTGGCGGTGCCTACACTTTGAA TACTGCTAGTGCTGTGACTGTGCGGAGCACCATCCGGAGGTTGAGGGAACAAACTGAGGGTTGA
- the LOC130741007 gene encoding casein kinase II subunit beta-1-like isoform X1, whose amino-acid sequence MYRDRGGAVGSKSEVAPPVDRKRINDVLDKQLERSSPSTSRPINAKDRASLLSSTAHRDSRNPAPPPISKNSNASDAAEESETDSEESDVSGSDGEDTSWISWFCNLRGNEFFCEVDDDYIQDDFNLCGLSSQVPYYDYALDLILDVESSHGDMFTEEQNELIESAAEMLYGLIHARYILTSKGMAAMLDKYKNYDFGRCPRVYCSGQPCLPVGQSDIPRSSTVKIYCPRCEDIYYPRSKYQGNIDGAYFGTTFPHLFLMTYGQLKPQKPSQSYVPRVFGFKLHKP is encoded by the exons ATGTACAGAGACCGTGGCGGTGCCGTTGGATCCAAATCCGAGGTGGCGCCTCCCGTTGATCGGAAGCGAATCAACGACGTCCTCGACAAGCAGCTCGAACGATCCTCACCCTCCACTTCCCGCCCTATCAACGCCAAGGACAGGGCCTCTCTCTTGTCCTCCACCGCCCACAGGGACTCTCGCAACCCTGCTCCTCCCCCTATCTCCAAGAATTCCAACGCTTCTGATG CTGCAGAGGAATCTGAAACAGACAGTGAAGAGTCTGATGTTAGCGGTTCTGACGGAGAGGACACGTCTTGGATCTCGTGGTTCTGTAATTTGAGAGGAAATGAGTTCTTTTGCGAGGTTGACGATGATTACATCCAAGACGATTTCAACCTTTGTGGGTTGAGCAGTCAAGTGCCTTACTATGATTATGCACTCGATTTAATTTTGGATGTCGAATCCTCCCATG GTGACATGTTTACGGAGGAACAAAATGAGTTAATTGAATCAGCAGCGGAGATGCTGTATGGTCTGATTCATGCCCGGTACATTTTGACAAGCAAAGGAATGGCTGCCATG CTGGACAAATACAAGAACTATGATTTTGGAAGATGCCCAAGAGTTTACTGCTCTGGACAACCTTGTCTTCCAGTTGGCCAGTCAGACATTCCAAGGTCTAGTACTGTGAAAATTTATTGCCCTAGGTGTGAAGACATTTACTATCCTCGGTCCAAATATCAAGGCA ACATTGATGGAGCTTATTTTGGTACTACATTTCCTCACCTGTTCCTGATGACTTATGGACAACTGAAGCCACAGAAACCATCACAGAGCTACGTTCCGAGAGTTTTTGGCTTTAAGCTTCACAAGCCATGA
- the LOC130741007 gene encoding casein kinase II subunit beta-1-like isoform X2, producing MYRDRGGAVGSKSEVAPPVDRKRINDVLDKQLERSSPSTSRPINAKDRASLLSSTAHRDSRNPAPPPISKNSNASDEESETDSEESDVSGSDGEDTSWISWFCNLRGNEFFCEVDDDYIQDDFNLCGLSSQVPYYDYALDLILDVESSHGDMFTEEQNELIESAAEMLYGLIHARYILTSKGMAAMLDKYKNYDFGRCPRVYCSGQPCLPVGQSDIPRSSTVKIYCPRCEDIYYPRSKYQGNIDGAYFGTTFPHLFLMTYGQLKPQKPSQSYVPRVFGFKLHKP from the exons ATGTACAGAGACCGTGGCGGTGCCGTTGGATCCAAATCCGAGGTGGCGCCTCCCGTTGATCGGAAGCGAATCAACGACGTCCTCGACAAGCAGCTCGAACGATCCTCACCCTCCACTTCCCGCCCTATCAACGCCAAGGACAGGGCCTCTCTCTTGTCCTCCACCGCCCACAGGGACTCTCGCAACCCTGCTCCTCCCCCTATCTCCAAGAATTCCAACGCTTCTGATG AGGAATCTGAAACAGACAGTGAAGAGTCTGATGTTAGCGGTTCTGACGGAGAGGACACGTCTTGGATCTCGTGGTTCTGTAATTTGAGAGGAAATGAGTTCTTTTGCGAGGTTGACGATGATTACATCCAAGACGATTTCAACCTTTGTGGGTTGAGCAGTCAAGTGCCTTACTATGATTATGCACTCGATTTAATTTTGGATGTCGAATCCTCCCATG GTGACATGTTTACGGAGGAACAAAATGAGTTAATTGAATCAGCAGCGGAGATGCTGTATGGTCTGATTCATGCCCGGTACATTTTGACAAGCAAAGGAATGGCTGCCATG CTGGACAAATACAAGAACTATGATTTTGGAAGATGCCCAAGAGTTTACTGCTCTGGACAACCTTGTCTTCCAGTTGGCCAGTCAGACATTCCAAGGTCTAGTACTGTGAAAATTTATTGCCCTAGGTGTGAAGACATTTACTATCCTCGGTCCAAATATCAAGGCA ACATTGATGGAGCTTATTTTGGTACTACATTTCCTCACCTGTTCCTGATGACTTATGGACAACTGAAGCCACAGAAACCATCACAGAGCTACGTTCCGAGAGTTTTTGGCTTTAAGCTTCACAAGCCATGA